Proteins from one Mycolicibacter virginiensis genomic window:
- a CDS encoding Gp19/Gp15/Gp42 family protein — translation MAYAEVADVAARLGRTLTTDEQSQAEILLEDVELEIRQRIPDLDEKVTNGDLDESLVVRVESTAVKRVIQNPEGYTSETDGDYTYQLNYQLASGELQITTREWGLLGVGSAMFVIHPRVRTPFERRRVDPRFAFPL, via the coding sequence TTGGCTTATGCAGAAGTGGCCGATGTCGCTGCGCGACTTGGCAGAACACTTACAACCGATGAGCAATCCCAAGCGGAAATCTTGCTTGAAGATGTTGAGCTGGAGATCAGGCAGCGCATCCCCGACCTAGACGAGAAGGTCACCAACGGCGATCTTGATGAGTCGCTGGTGGTCCGGGTGGAGTCCACCGCTGTGAAACGGGTGATCCAAAACCCCGAGGGTTACACATCGGAAACCGATGGTGACTACACCTACCAGTTGAATTATCAACTGGCATCCGGCGAACTACAGATCACTACGCGCGAGTGGGGCTTGTTGGGCGTTGGGTCCGCGATGTTCGTGATTCATCCGAGAGTGCGGACACCGTTTGAACGTCGCCGGGTCGATCCCCGATTCGCGTTTCCGCTGTGA
- a CDS encoding acyl-CoA dehydrogenase family protein produces the protein MRLALSAEEAAFRDEMRTFFTTEIPADIRERSRLGHSNFPDDIVTTQRILNANGLAVPNWPVEWGGKDWTLTQHQIWHDEMQLASVPEPLTFNAKMVGPVIAEFGSQAIKERFLPATANLDIWWCQGFSEPEAGSDLASLRTTAVRDGDSYIVNGQKTWTTLGQYADWIFCLVRTDPQAPKKQAGISFLLFRVDTPGVTMRPIKLIDGGYEVNEVFFSDVRVPADQLVGEENHGWTYAKFLLGNERTGIAGVTRTKVRVAELKQRAKALGALDDPLFAARVAELENDLLALELTQMRVSSDSADGKPNPASSVLKLQGSQLQQAATELFVELAGPDVLPFEAGDGIATPSWAQDAAPTYLNYRKTSIYGGSNEVQRTIIASTILGL, from the coding sequence GTGAGACTGGCACTGAGCGCGGAGGAGGCAGCGTTCCGCGACGAAATGCGGACCTTCTTCACCACCGAGATCCCGGCTGACATTCGCGAACGCAGCCGGTTGGGCCATTCGAACTTTCCCGACGACATCGTCACCACCCAGCGCATCCTCAACGCCAACGGCCTGGCGGTACCGAACTGGCCGGTCGAGTGGGGCGGCAAGGACTGGACGCTGACCCAGCACCAGATCTGGCACGACGAGATGCAGCTGGCCTCGGTGCCCGAACCGCTGACCTTCAACGCCAAGATGGTCGGCCCGGTGATCGCGGAGTTCGGTTCCCAGGCGATCAAGGAACGCTTCCTGCCCGCCACCGCCAACCTGGACATCTGGTGGTGCCAGGGCTTCTCCGAGCCTGAGGCCGGCTCCGACCTGGCAAGCCTGCGCACCACGGCGGTGCGCGACGGTGACAGCTACATCGTTAACGGGCAGAAGACCTGGACCACGCTCGGCCAGTACGCGGACTGGATCTTCTGCCTGGTGCGCACCGACCCGCAGGCCCCCAAGAAGCAGGCCGGCATCTCCTTCCTGCTGTTCCGGGTCGACACACCGGGTGTCACCATGCGGCCGATCAAGCTGATCGACGGCGGCTACGAGGTCAACGAGGTGTTCTTCTCCGACGTGCGGGTGCCCGCCGATCAGCTGGTCGGTGAGGAGAACCACGGCTGGACCTACGCGAAGTTCCTGCTGGGCAACGAGCGCACCGGCATCGCCGGGGTGACCCGTACCAAGGTGCGTGTCGCCGAACTCAAGCAGCGCGCCAAGGCGTTGGGGGCGCTCGACGATCCGTTGTTCGCCGCCCGGGTCGCCGAACTCGAGAACGACCTGCTGGCGCTCGAGCTCACCCAGATGCGGGTGTCGAGCGACTCCGCCGACGGCAAGCCGAATCCGGCGTCGTCGGTGCTCAAGCTGCAGGGCAGCCAGCTGCAGCAGGCCGCCACCGAGCTGTTCGTGGAGCTGGCCGGTCCCGATGTTCTGCCCTTCGAGGCAGGCGACGGCATCGCAACGCCGTCCTGGGCGCAGGACGCAGCACCGACGTATCTGAACTACCGCAAGACCTCGATCTACGGCGGCAGCAACGAGGTGCAGCGCACCATCATCGCGTCGACCATTCTCGGCCTTTAG
- a CDS encoding acyl-CoA dehydrogenase family protein, which yields MDFQLSDEQVLLRDTTRSMLSGYDTETRNKVIEADPGFNPEVWKQLADIGILGLGFDPQESGPLEIMVVLTEIGRRVAPEPVVHGALGPGALIAERGTAEQRALLDAVAEGERILAFAHTEPGMRGTAGKLATTAAPQGDSWQLNGRKNPVLTGDRADTFVVSAALPDGGTGLFLVEASADGVTRAPYRTFDGQRGSQVDFADAPATALGEATDASAAIERAVIRISSALCAEAVGAMEEALRLTTDYLKTRKQFGVTLNTFQTLTQRAADMYVSLELARSMSMYAAMSLADGNYDPVIAARAKLQIGRSGRHIAQEAIQLHGGIGVTWEYPVGHLAARLTAIDHTLGSSQDQLHVLIDNLSSYDLAKL from the coding sequence ATGGACTTCCAACTCAGCGACGAGCAGGTTCTGCTGCGCGACACCACCCGTTCGATGTTGTCGGGTTATGACACCGAGACCCGCAACAAAGTCATCGAGGCCGACCCCGGATTCAACCCCGAGGTGTGGAAGCAACTGGCGGACATCGGAATTCTCGGTCTGGGTTTCGACCCGCAGGAATCCGGCCCGCTGGAGATCATGGTGGTGCTGACCGAGATCGGCCGGCGGGTGGCGCCGGAACCCGTCGTACACGGGGCACTCGGGCCGGGCGCGCTGATCGCCGAGCGCGGCACCGCCGAGCAGCGCGCGCTGCTTGACGCCGTCGCCGAAGGCGAGCGGATTCTGGCGTTCGCCCACACCGAGCCGGGCATGCGGGGAACCGCAGGCAAGTTGGCGACCACGGCTGCGCCGCAAGGCGATTCGTGGCAGCTGAACGGACGTAAGAACCCGGTGCTGACCGGGGATCGCGCCGACACATTCGTAGTCAGCGCTGCGTTGCCCGACGGCGGGACCGGGCTGTTCCTGGTCGAGGCAAGCGCCGACGGCGTGACCCGTGCCCCCTACCGGACCTTCGACGGCCAGCGCGGGTCCCAGGTCGACTTCGCCGATGCCCCGGCCACCGCGCTGGGTGAGGCGACCGACGCCTCGGCCGCCATCGAGCGCGCCGTCATCCGCATCTCCTCGGCGCTGTGCGCCGAGGCTGTCGGCGCGATGGAAGAGGCTCTGCGGCTGACCACCGACTACCTCAAAACACGCAAGCAGTTCGGGGTCACGCTGAACACCTTCCAGACCCTGACGCAGCGCGCGGCCGACATGTACGTGTCGCTGGAGTTGGCCCGCAGCATGAGCATGTACGCGGCGATGTCGCTCGCCGACGGCAACTACGACCCGGTGATCGCGGCGCGCGCCAAGCTGCAGATCGGCCGGTCCGGGCGCCACATCGCTCAGGAGGCCATCCAGTTGCACGGCGGGATCGGGGTGACCTGGGAGTACCCGGTCGGCCACCTTGCGGCCCGCCTCACCGCGATCGACCACACCCTGGGATCGTCGCAGGATCAGCTGCACGTGCTCATCGACAACCTGAGCAGCTACGATCTGGCCAAGCTGTAG
- a CDS encoding DUF4352 domain-containing protein, whose protein sequence is MRRWVVALCVLVLSLVSCSAETAEQAKSDSSPGARQTPAPRPAAHIGQTLDLMRIGGQKIAVTLTEVIAPATVPNGWGTAGKTYLATKLRIENAGTTTIVGNTNSDVTVVGSDDQNYPADFATVTECKDFAYGWFLIPAGSSNTGCVVFALPTGVTATKVRYAPSSGISQDVGEWLNP, encoded by the coding sequence ATGAGACGGTGGGTCGTCGCGCTCTGTGTCCTGGTCTTGTCTCTCGTTTCGTGCTCGGCAGAGACCGCAGAGCAGGCCAAGTCGGACTCATCGCCGGGGGCTCGGCAGACACCGGCCCCGCGACCGGCCGCGCACATCGGCCAGACGCTGGACCTGATGCGCATCGGCGGGCAGAAGATCGCCGTGACGTTGACGGAGGTCATCGCACCGGCGACCGTCCCCAACGGCTGGGGCACGGCCGGCAAGACCTACCTCGCGACCAAGCTGCGGATCGAGAACGCCGGCACCACGACCATCGTCGGCAACACCAACAGCGACGTCACGGTGGTGGGTTCCGACGACCAGAACTACCCGGCCGATTTCGCCACCGTGACCGAGTGCAAGGACTTCGCCTACGGCTGGTTCCTGATCCCCGCCGGGTCGTCGAACACCGGCTGCGTCGTCTTCGCGCTGCCTACCGGGGTCACAGCGACGAAGGTCCGCTATGCGCCGTCGTCGGGGATCTCGCAAGACGTGGGGGAGTGGCTGAACCCGTAA
- a CDS encoding enhanced intracellular survival protein Eis yields the protein MTGTLTQNLTLRTATEDDWAAMAVLGATGFGEDWDAESMAAWRTLTTPDSSIVVCDGDEVVGMSGYLDLELTVPGGAVLPTAGISFVVVAPTHRRRGVLRMMYTELHRRIADSGYPIAALTASEGGIYGRFGYGPATVDHELTIDRRFAQLHADAPDPGGVRLVKAGGCRDEFAAVYERWRQRVPGGLARPIALWDDLLADRENTREGGTEWLAMLHPDGYVLYRVHAGEPKTVRVEEIRAVTPEAHAALWRALLGLDLMGKIIVETHPDDPMPYLLTDTRLATTTGRSDALWLRMMDIPAVLMARRYAVDVAELSVVVAVRDGFRSDGGRFALTIRDGVAECAPTEADADVDLDLDVLGSLYFGAHRASVLAAAGRLRCRDEALVRRLDAAFVSDAGAQIGYHF from the coding sequence GTGACCGGCACCCTAACCCAAAACCTGACACTGCGGACCGCTACCGAAGACGATTGGGCCGCGATGGCGGTGCTGGGCGCCACCGGATTCGGCGAGGATTGGGACGCCGAGTCGATGGCCGCCTGGCGGACCCTGACGACCCCCGACAGCTCCATCGTGGTCTGCGACGGCGATGAGGTGGTCGGAATGTCGGGCTACCTGGATCTGGAGCTGACGGTGCCCGGTGGGGCGGTGTTGCCGACGGCCGGGATCAGCTTCGTCGTGGTGGCCCCGACCCATCGACGCCGTGGTGTGCTTCGGATGATGTACACCGAATTGCACCGGCGCATTGCCGATTCGGGCTATCCGATCGCGGCACTGACCGCCAGCGAGGGCGGCATCTACGGCCGGTTCGGCTACGGCCCGGCGACGGTGGACCACGAGCTGACCATCGACCGGCGGTTCGCCCAGCTGCACGCCGACGCACCCGACCCCGGTGGGGTGCGGCTGGTCAAAGCGGGCGGCTGCCGCGACGAGTTCGCCGCGGTCTACGAGCGGTGGCGCCAGCGTGTCCCGGGCGGTTTGGCGCGCCCGATCGCGCTCTGGGATGACCTGCTCGCCGACCGGGAGAACACCCGCGAGGGCGGCACCGAATGGCTCGCGATGCTGCATCCCGACGGCTATGTGCTCTACCGCGTGCACGCCGGTGAGCCAAAGACGGTGCGAGTCGAGGAGATTCGGGCCGTGACCCCGGAGGCGCACGCCGCGTTATGGCGGGCGCTGCTCGGGTTGGACCTGATGGGCAAGATCATCGTCGAGACCCACCCAGACGATCCGATGCCGTATCTGCTGACCGATACCCGGCTGGCCACCACCACCGGGCGCTCGGACGCGCTGTGGCTGCGGATGATGGACATCCCCGCGGTGCTGATGGCCCGCCGCTACGCCGTGGACGTGGCCGAGCTGTCCGTCGTCGTGGCGGTTCGTGACGGGTTCCGCAGCGACGGTGGGAGATTCGCGCTCACAATCCGCGATGGAGTCGCCGAGTGCGCCCCGACCGAGGCAGACGCCGACGTGGATCTGGACCTGGATGTCCTGGGCAGCCTGTACTTCGGCGCGCACCGGGCGTCGGTGCTGGCCGCAGCTGGCAGGCTGCGCTGTCGCGACGAGGCCCTGGTTCGCCGACTGGACGCGGCGTTCGTCAGCGACGCCGGCGCCCAGATCGGCTACCACTTCTAG
- a CDS encoding MmpS family transport accessory protein: MRRISVAGMLKRHWIPLVFIVVIAISSVIVSRLHKVFASEDLNPHAGAGIEIVQFNPKSVAYEAFGPPGTTADINYWDAEANVHQLVGVPLPWTYTVVTVLPAVMANMIVQGNTGEIGCRIKIDDRLLDERRATGLNAQTFCLVKSG; this comes from the coding sequence ATGCGAAGAATCTCGGTCGCCGGCATGCTCAAACGGCACTGGATTCCGCTGGTCTTCATCGTGGTCATCGCGATCTCGAGTGTGATCGTCAGCCGGTTGCACAAGGTGTTCGCCTCCGAAGACCTCAATCCCCACGCCGGTGCCGGTATCGAAATCGTCCAGTTCAACCCGAAATCCGTCGCTTACGAGGCCTTCGGGCCGCCCGGTACCACCGCCGACATCAACTACTGGGACGCCGAGGCCAACGTCCATCAGCTGGTAGGCGTGCCGCTGCCGTGGACCTACACCGTGGTCACGGTGCTGCCCGCCGTCATGGCGAACATGATCGTGCAGGGCAACACCGGTGAGATCGGCTGCCGAATCAAGATCGACGACCGGCTGCTCGACGAACGCCGCGCCACCGGCCTGAACGCCCAGACCTTCTGCCTGGTGAAATCCGGATGA
- a CDS encoding phage major capsid protein — protein MSTTRADLAAAWLPEDYGDLVNLAVQAKSIAANAATFLATNRAKLSVPVWKSDPGVGWYDELDVIAEADGNADEVTVIPTKTAGLTLVGNESVGDTDPAIADRIGQALANQIARSVDQAFFANTTAKGPNGLLSLGYSVVGTGGSVTNLDAFVSARYKALAHGSTLTAWVVSPETAETLSKLKIATGSNQPLLTFVDDGIQVCGLPVLVSDQVDSGTVAWGIPRDHVLFVQRSGTAVEMFHNVAQDGRWIRATSRIGFAFVNEPGVVRIVNGPITYSLSFGGATGGNATVSLNGLGPSVTIAHNANATAVKSAIVGIDDGIVADDVTVTGSAGEFTVSVPGVLTMDGSALTGGTGASVTLA, from the coding sequence TTGAGCACTACACGTGCTGATCTGGCAGCCGCTTGGTTGCCCGAGGATTACGGCGACCTCGTTAATCTCGCTGTTCAGGCTAAGTCGATCGCCGCTAACGCTGCGACGTTCTTGGCGACCAACCGGGCGAAACTGAGTGTCCCGGTGTGGAAGTCCGATCCCGGTGTCGGCTGGTACGATGAATTAGATGTCATCGCCGAAGCTGATGGCAACGCGGATGAGGTCACGGTTATCCCGACCAAAACTGCCGGCCTCACCTTGGTTGGCAACGAGTCGGTCGGTGACACCGATCCGGCCATCGCTGACCGTATCGGGCAGGCTCTTGCCAATCAGATCGCCAGGTCTGTCGACCAGGCATTCTTTGCCAATACCACCGCTAAGGGTCCGAACGGCCTGCTGTCGCTGGGCTACTCCGTGGTTGGTACCGGTGGTTCTGTGACCAACCTGGATGCTTTTGTCAGCGCCCGCTACAAGGCGCTGGCGCACGGCTCAACGCTTACCGCGTGGGTGGTCTCGCCGGAAACCGCTGAGACGTTGAGCAAGTTGAAGATTGCCACCGGCAGCAACCAACCGCTCTTGACTTTTGTTGACGACGGTATTCAGGTCTGTGGTCTGCCGGTGTTGGTCTCTGATCAGGTGGACTCTGGCACGGTCGCGTGGGGTATCCCTCGGGATCACGTGCTGTTCGTTCAGCGCAGCGGTACGGCTGTTGAGATGTTCCACAACGTCGCTCAGGATGGCCGGTGGATTCGGGCTACCTCCCGGATCGGTTTTGCGTTCGTCAACGAGCCTGGCGTGGTTCGTATCGTCAACGGCCCGATCACTTACTCGCTGAGTTTTGGTGGTGCAACCGGCGGTAACGCAACGGTGAGCCTCAACGGTCTCGGCCCATCTGTGACTATCGCCCACAACGCCAACGCGACTGCGGTTAAGTCTGCAATCGTCGGTATTGACGACGGCATCGTGGCCGATGACGTGACCGTTACCGGCTCTGCTGGTGAGTTCACCGTCTCAGTTCCGGGTGTGTTGACCATGGATGGTTCCGCGCTGACCGGTGGTACCGGCGCGTCGGTGACCCTGGCCTAG
- a CDS encoding ComEA family DNA-binding protein: MAPELPGERLQRRLGLLPEPDRSEHTSDADGEDDPNSLLPHWLPDGAADAGWLAKVRADPGKAGAIALAVIAAVAVLITVFTVLRDQPAPVLSAKLPPVEMVSTASPRTDETAAGSPKPPADQVVVSVVGLVHKPGLATLSPGSRIADALTAAGGALDGADTVGLNLARPLVDGEQIVVGLAPPAGPPVLGSSVGAVSPVPETPRTSTAPTGPEPKHEPGEPVNLNTATVEQLDALPGVGPVTAAAIVAWRDSHGKFTRVDQLGDVDGIGPARLEKLRALVRV; the protein is encoded by the coding sequence ATGGCACCAGAACTACCCGGCGAGCGGTTGCAGCGTCGACTAGGCCTGCTCCCGGAACCCGACCGTAGCGAGCACACCTCCGACGCAGACGGCGAGGATGACCCGAATTCGTTGCTGCCGCATTGGCTTCCGGACGGCGCAGCCGACGCGGGCTGGCTCGCCAAAGTGCGCGCCGACCCGGGCAAAGCCGGTGCGATCGCCTTGGCGGTGATCGCTGCGGTGGCGGTGCTCATCACGGTTTTCACCGTGCTGCGTGATCAGCCTGCTCCGGTGCTGAGTGCGAAACTGCCACCGGTGGAGATGGTTTCGACGGCCAGTCCGCGCACCGACGAAACGGCCGCCGGCTCTCCGAAGCCGCCGGCCGATCAGGTTGTGGTCAGCGTGGTCGGCCTGGTGCACAAGCCGGGTCTGGCGACGTTGTCGCCCGGATCGCGCATCGCCGATGCGCTGACCGCGGCCGGCGGAGCCCTCGACGGTGCGGATACGGTCGGGCTGAATCTGGCCCGGCCCTTAGTCGATGGCGAACAGATCGTGGTCGGTCTGGCGCCACCGGCGGGGCCGCCGGTGCTGGGCAGTTCGGTGGGTGCCGTCTCACCGGTGCCGGAAACACCCCGCACCAGCACCGCCCCAACCGGTCCAGAGCCCAAACATGAACCGGGCGAGCCGGTGAACCTCAACACCGCGACAGTCGAGCAGCTCGACGCACTGCCCGGGGTGGGGCCGGTGACCGCGGCGGCGATCGTGGCTTGGCGCGACAGCCACGGGAAGTTCACCCGCGTCGATCAGCTCGGCGACGTCGACGGAATCGGCCCGGCACGCCTGGAGAAGTTGCGTGCCCTGGTTCGTGTCTGA
- a CDS encoding recombinase family protein — MSSREPRLRVLGRVRLSRSTEESTSVERQREAIEQWASLQGHEIIGWAEDLDISGGMDPFTTPGLGPWLTDEHLHQWDVLAAWKLDRISRQAIPMGKLFGWLQEHQKTLICTADSIDLSTPMGRLIAYVIATIAEGELEAIRERTSGSQLKIRQLGRWHGGKPAYGLHAVERAGGGYELQVDRAAAEVINRIADMLLEGSPIGQIADRLNQDGTPTPTDHYRSLKGKPGKRTRWATPAIRSMLRNPALIGQRVHVNHARECTSDGGAWCKRNCPPPETVRGDDGLPIKFSESVMPDSKWHQVQQRLDQIAGLQRSPRQAGASALSGIVFCGAPTPGGGICGATLHKSRVTSRGVTHDYYKCPRTTAREAIRLDIPRCISSSIPADYLEELTEQRFLEEVGHLKIIEKVWIEGDGRDEQLQAARDGIEELAKAAGRAKSDTARELLQRQIANLDEQLAELESAPTRKAGWEHRETPTTYTEAWNSGDTDERRELLRKSGIRVEAYRRIGTNSYQFSLEAPQDMVERFNHGISQTDPGDIAVR, encoded by the coding sequence ATGTCCAGTAGGGAGCCAAGATTGCGAGTCCTCGGCAGGGTCCGGTTATCGAGATCGACCGAAGAATCTACCAGCGTTGAGCGGCAGCGTGAGGCCATCGAACAGTGGGCCTCGCTGCAAGGACACGAAATCATCGGATGGGCTGAAGACCTCGACATATCCGGCGGGATGGACCCGTTCACCACACCCGGACTAGGACCGTGGCTCACCGATGAACACCTACATCAGTGGGACGTACTCGCAGCTTGGAAGCTCGACCGCATCAGCCGCCAAGCTATCCCGATGGGGAAGTTGTTCGGCTGGCTACAAGAGCACCAGAAGACCCTCATCTGCACCGCCGACTCTATCGACCTGTCCACGCCGATGGGCCGGCTTATCGCCTACGTCATCGCCACCATCGCTGAGGGCGAGCTAGAAGCTATCCGAGAGCGCACCTCGGGAAGTCAACTAAAAATCAGACAACTCGGACGCTGGCACGGTGGCAAACCCGCGTACGGCCTTCACGCGGTAGAGCGTGCTGGCGGCGGGTACGAGCTACAGGTGGACCGAGCCGCGGCCGAGGTAATCAACCGGATAGCAGACATGCTGCTGGAAGGTTCCCCCATCGGCCAGATAGCGGACAGGTTGAATCAAGACGGAACACCCACACCGACAGACCACTACCGGAGTTTGAAGGGTAAACCTGGTAAACGGACCCGGTGGGCCACACCAGCAATCCGATCAATGTTACGGAACCCGGCGCTAATCGGGCAGCGCGTCCATGTAAACCATGCCCGTGAATGCACATCGGACGGCGGAGCATGGTGCAAACGGAATTGCCCACCGCCGGAAACAGTCCGAGGGGACGACGGGTTACCGATCAAATTCTCCGAATCGGTAATGCCCGACAGTAAATGGCATCAGGTGCAACAGCGGTTAGACCAGATTGCAGGACTACAACGCAGCCCTAGGCAAGCGGGAGCGTCGGCGCTATCGGGGATCGTATTCTGCGGAGCACCTACACCGGGCGGTGGAATATGCGGTGCCACACTCCACAAATCCCGCGTCACCAGCAGGGGAGTGACCCACGATTACTACAAATGCCCGCGAACAACAGCGCGGGAAGCGATCAGGCTTGATATACCACGGTGCATTAGCTCATCCATACCAGCGGATTACCTCGAAGAATTAACCGAACAACGCTTCCTAGAGGAGGTGGGACACCTCAAAATTATCGAAAAAGTTTGGATCGAGGGGGACGGTCGAGACGAGCAACTACAAGCAGCGCGTGACGGCATAGAAGAGCTAGCAAAAGCTGCGGGTAGAGCTAAATCCGACACAGCACGGGAACTACTACAGCGACAAATAGCTAACTTAGATGAACAATTAGCAGAGCTGGAATCCGCACCGACTCGTAAGGCAGGTTGGGAGCACCGGGAAACACCAACAACGTACACCGAGGCATGGAACTCAGGAGACACCGACGAGCGCCGAGAACTACTACGCAAATCAGGGATTCGCGTAGAGGCATACCGGAGGATCGGAACTAACTCTTACCAATTCAGTCTAGAAGCCCCGCAAGATATGGTTGAAAGATTCAACCACGGAATAAGCCAAACCGATCCAGGCGATATAGCTGTGCGCTGA
- a CDS encoding PepSY domain-containing protein: MHALGKVVRFGAVVIVAALALAGCSGKGTSGASSEEPSAPGASWTRPDAPPDPLTLLRAGDLAIAQVPDSVLIFIESQTSDAGTWKARVVTRDGTEHQVKIDSDGVSVLVGPTATDDSDADKAKRRANVDGAHLDYRSAVERVLRAVPNSSITELSLLDMNGTVVWEADVWDDKLAERDVTVDAATGAVTANRPV; this comes from the coding sequence ATGCACGCTCTGGGAAAAGTCGTCCGATTCGGTGCGGTGGTCATCGTGGCAGCGTTGGCGCTGGCCGGGTGCAGCGGCAAGGGCACGTCGGGCGCCTCCTCGGAGGAGCCGTCGGCCCCCGGGGCGTCTTGGACTCGCCCCGATGCGCCGCCGGATCCGCTCACTCTGCTTCGCGCCGGTGACCTCGCGATCGCGCAGGTGCCCGACAGTGTGTTGATCTTCATCGAGAGTCAGACCAGCGACGCCGGTACCTGGAAAGCCAGGGTGGTCACGCGCGACGGCACCGAGCACCAGGTCAAGATCGACTCTGACGGGGTGTCCGTGCTGGTCGGCCCCACCGCGACCGACGACAGCGACGCCGACAAGGCCAAGCGGCGCGCCAATGTGGACGGCGCCCATTTGGACTACCGCAGCGCCGTGGAACGCGTACTGCGGGCAGTGCCCAACAGTTCGATCACCGAGCTGAGCCTGCTCGACATGAACGGCACGGTCGTCTGGGAAGCCGACGTGTGGGACGACAAGCTGGCCGAGCGTGACGTCACCGTCGACGCGGCGACGGGGGCGGTCACCGCGAACCGGCCGGTGTAA
- a CDS encoding dihydrodipicolinate reductase, producing MPVSTRPLRVIQWTTGNIGQRSLHAIIGRPDMELVGVYAHGKDKVGVDAAELAGWPEPTGVTATNDIDALIALKPDACCYNPLWPSIDELVRLLEAGVNVCSTAAWITGGKQSAEDRKRIEDACRAGNSTMFGSGAHPGLTNMVGMVLSGACERVDEIRITESVDCSTYESAATMAAMGFAQDPDTPGLAESVRRESEVFAESAAMMADAIGAPLDRITFDVQFTAATGDSDLGFMKIPAGTVGSVFGYHRGWVGTRNVVSVGFNWIMGDQVTPPKPVAHGHVIQVFGLPNMRTVINCLPPKDWNEPNFNGLGSIYTAMPVTNAVPAVVAAEPGIVTLAELPPITGRTGG from the coding sequence ATGCCCGTTTCCACCCGCCCACTTCGCGTCATCCAATGGACCACCGGAAACATTGGGCAGCGCTCGCTGCACGCCATCATCGGCCGGCCCGACATGGAGCTCGTCGGGGTTTACGCGCACGGCAAGGACAAGGTCGGGGTGGACGCCGCCGAGCTGGCCGGCTGGCCGGAGCCGACCGGAGTCACCGCCACCAATGACATTGACGCCCTGATCGCGCTGAAGCCGGACGCGTGCTGTTACAACCCGCTGTGGCCCAGCATCGATGAGTTGGTGCGGCTGCTGGAGGCCGGGGTGAACGTGTGCTCGACGGCGGCCTGGATCACCGGCGGCAAGCAGAGCGCCGAAGACCGCAAGCGCATCGAGGACGCCTGCCGGGCCGGGAACTCCACCATGTTCGGCAGCGGCGCGCACCCCGGGCTGACCAACATGGTCGGCATGGTGCTGTCCGGGGCGTGCGAGCGGGTCGACGAGATCAGGATCACCGAGTCGGTGGACTGCTCGACGTATGAGTCGGCGGCCACCATGGCAGCGATGGGATTCGCCCAAGACCCCGACACCCCCGGGCTGGCCGAAAGCGTCCGCCGGGAAAGCGAGGTCTTTGCCGAGTCCGCGGCGATGATGGCCGATGCGATCGGCGCACCGTTGGACCGCATCACCTTCGACGTGCAGTTCACCGCCGCGACCGGCGACAGCGACCTGGGCTTCATGAAGATCCCGGCCGGCACGGTGGGTAGCGTTTTCGGCTATCACCGCGGCTGGGTCGGGACTCGCAACGTGGTCAGCGTCGGCTTCAACTGGATCATGGGCGACCAGGTCACCCCGCCCAAGCCGGTGGCGCACGGCCACGTCATCCAGGTGTTCGGGCTGCCGAACATGCGCACCGTCATCAACTGCCTGCCGCCGAAGGACTGGAACGAGCCGAACTTCAACGGTCTGGGCTCGATCTACACGGCGATGCCGGTGACCAACGCGGTGCCGGCGGTGGTCGCGGCAGAGCCGGGCATCGTCACGCTGGCCGAACTGCCGCCGATCACGGGCCGCACCGGCGGTTAG